From one Triticum urartu cultivar G1812 chromosome 3, Tu2.1, whole genome shotgun sequence genomic stretch:
- the LOC125545053 gene encoding DNA-(apurinic or apyrimidinic site) endonuclease, chloroplastic-like isoform X3: MQLLLRCGSLLRLYERSGGLPRTNYSCRKLVIPILNVMSERTRITYSRRAVSKNSEIKKDEQTVIEKEDDTESTLEIERIRGDPSMLQSMTVKELKELTRRMGVAARGNKKDLVSALMESLGEEVIGKEGASTIEQIGLSEVPSKRKGAASVVVEQKLETSEVISATPSKRSRTKQKSIKGTTPEENPVTTVKINKTSHKKETVVANGAIAKAGLGLNVDGAEPWTVLVHKKPQAEWIPYNPKVMRPPPLSKDTRALKILSWNVNGLKALVKNRGFSVHELAQREDFDVLCLQETKIQEKDVDVIKESLLEGYTNSFWTCSVSKLGYSGTAIISRVKPLSIKYGLGVPDHDTEGRIVTVEFDDFYLLTAYVPNSGDGLKRLTYRVTEWDPCLGNYMKELEKSKPVILTGDLNCAHQEIDIHDPAGNSRSAGFTKEERKSFETNFLSKGFVDTFRKQHPDVVGYSYWGYRHNCRKTNRGWRLDYFLVSESIAERVHDSYILPDVSASDHSPLGLILKL, encoded by the exons ATGCAGCTGCTCCTGCGCTGTGGCTCTCTCCTCCGTCTCTACGA GCGTAGCGGTGGGCTTCCAAGAACAAATTACAGTTGCAGAAAATTAGTGATTCCAATACTAAACGTGATGAGTGAGAGGACGCGGATTACCTATTCACGTAGAGCTGTGTCTAAGAACAGTGAGATCAAGAAAGATGAACAAACAGTCATAGAAAAG GAAGATGACACTGAAAGCACATTGGAGATAGAGCGAATCAGAGGTGACCCTAGTATGCTCCAATCCATGACAGTGAAAGAACTCAAGGAACTCACAAG GAGGATGGGAGTTGCTGCGAGAGGTAACAAGAAAGATTTGGTATCAGCTCTGATGGAATCTCTGGGTGAGGAAGTAATTG GTAAAGAGGGAGCATCAACCATTGAGCAGATTGGCCTATCAGAAGTACCTTCAAAAAGAAAAGGTGCCGCTTCAGTAGTGGTTGAACAAAAGCTAGAAACTTCTGAAGTTATTTCCGCAACTCCTAGCAAGAGAAGTAGAACCAAGCAGAAATCAATTAAGGGCACCACTCCGGAGGAGAACCCTGTGACTACTGTCAAGATAAATAAAACATCACACAAGAAGGAAACAGTTGTTG CCAATGGTGCTATTGCAAAGGCGGGGTTGGGTCTTAATGTGGATGGTGCAGAGCCTTGGACTGTACTTGTACACAAGAAGCCACAGGCTGAGTGGATTCCATACAATCCTAAGGTCATGAGGCCTCCACCCCTTAGCAAGGATACAAGGGCGCTAAAGATTCTATCATGGAATGTCAATGGACTGAAAGCTCTAGTAAAAAATAGGGGCTTCTCTGTTCATGAGTTAGCACAGAGGGAGGATTTTGATGTGCTATGCCTGCAAGAAACGAAAATTCAG GAGAAAGATGTTGACGTCATCAAGGAAAGTCTACTTGAAGGGTATACCAATAGTTTCTGGACATGTAGTGTGTCAAAGCTTGGCTATTCAGGGACTGCCATAATTTCACGG GTGAAACCACTTTCTATCAAGTATGGGCTTGGTGTACCAGACCATGATACAGAAGGGAGGATTGTGACGGTGGAATTTGATGATTTTTACTTGCTAACCGCTTATGTGCCGAATTCCGGTGATGGTCTCAAAAGATTG ACTTACAGAGTCACAGAGTGGGATCCATGCCTTGGTAACTACATGAAA GAATTGGAAAAATCGAAACCTGTCATACTAACTGGTGATCTTAACTGTGCGCATCAGGAGATTGATATACATGATCCTGCT GGAAATAGTAGAAGTGCCGGCTTCACAAAAGAAGAAAGGAAATCGTTCGAGACTAATTTTCTGTCCAAAGGGTTCGTGGATACGTTTCGGAAACAGCACCCTGATGTTGTTGGATATAGCTACTGGGGTTATAGGCATAATTGCCGGAAGACTAATAGAG GTTGGCGCCTGGATTACTTCCTCGTGTCGGAGTCCATCGCAGAAAGAGTCCACGACTCATACATCCTCCCAGACGTTTCTGCCAGTGACCACAGCCCACTCGGCCTCATACTGAAGCTCTAG
- the LOC125545053 gene encoding DNA-(apurinic or apyrimidinic site) endonuclease, chloroplastic-like isoform X2: MVGLNPSFATAEGRTHHTGVSCRPSFRREQQGKSGGVPPSVLKWGFRSLHVPPPPRTRLQMQLLLRCGSLLRLYERSGGLPRTNYSCRKLVIPILNVMSERTRITYSRRAVSKNSEIKKDEQTVIEKEDDTESTLEIERIRGDPSMLQSMTVKELKELTRRMGVAARGNKKDLVSALMESLGKEGASTIEQIGLSEVPSKRKGAASVVVEQKLETSEVISATPSKRSRTKQKSIKGTTPEENPVTTVKINKTSHKKETVVANGAIAKAGLGLNVDGAEPWTVLVHKKPQAEWIPYNPKVMRPPPLSKDTRALKILSWNVNGLKALVKNRGFSVHELAQREDFDVLCLQETKIQEKDVDVIKESLLEGYTNSFWTCSVSKLGYSGTAIISRVKPLSIKYGLGVPDHDTEGRIVTVEFDDFYLLTAYVPNSGDGLKRLTYRVTEWDPCLGNYMKELEKSKPVILTGDLNCAHQEIDIHDPAGNSRSAGFTKEERKSFETNFLSKGFVDTFRKQHPDVVGYSYWGYRHNCRKTNRGWRLDYFLVSESIAERVHDSYILPDVSASDHSPLGLILKL, translated from the exons ATGGTTGGACTCAACCCGTCATTTGCGACCGCCGAAGGCCGAACACACCACACCGGAGTGTCGTGCCGCCCGTCGTTCCGTCGTGAACAGCAGGGGAAAAGCGGCGGCGTTCCTCCCAGCG TTTTGAAGTGGGGGTTCCGTTCGCTCCACGTCCCGCCGCCTCCACGCACCCGCTTGCAGATGCAGCTGCTCCTGCGCTGTGGCTCTCTCCTCCGTCTCTACGA GCGTAGCGGTGGGCTTCCAAGAACAAATTACAGTTGCAGAAAATTAGTGATTCCAATACTAAACGTGATGAGTGAGAGGACGCGGATTACCTATTCACGTAGAGCTGTGTCTAAGAACAGTGAGATCAAGAAAGATGAACAAACAGTCATAGAAAAG GAAGATGACACTGAAAGCACATTGGAGATAGAGCGAATCAGAGGTGACCCTAGTATGCTCCAATCCATGACAGTGAAAGAACTCAAGGAACTCACAAG GAGGATGGGAGTTGCTGCGAGAGGTAACAAGAAAGATTTGGTATCAGCTCTGATGGAATCTCTGG GTAAAGAGGGAGCATCAACCATTGAGCAGATTGGCCTATCAGAAGTACCTTCAAAAAGAAAAGGTGCCGCTTCAGTAGTGGTTGAACAAAAGCTAGAAACTTCTGAAGTTATTTCCGCAACTCCTAGCAAGAGAAGTAGAACCAAGCAGAAATCAATTAAGGGCACCACTCCGGAGGAGAACCCTGTGACTACTGTCAAGATAAATAAAACATCACACAAGAAGGAAACAGTTGTTG CCAATGGTGCTATTGCAAAGGCGGGGTTGGGTCTTAATGTGGATGGTGCAGAGCCTTGGACTGTACTTGTACACAAGAAGCCACAGGCTGAGTGGATTCCATACAATCCTAAGGTCATGAGGCCTCCACCCCTTAGCAAGGATACAAGGGCGCTAAAGATTCTATCATGGAATGTCAATGGACTGAAAGCTCTAGTAAAAAATAGGGGCTTCTCTGTTCATGAGTTAGCACAGAGGGAGGATTTTGATGTGCTATGCCTGCAAGAAACGAAAATTCAG GAGAAAGATGTTGACGTCATCAAGGAAAGTCTACTTGAAGGGTATACCAATAGTTTCTGGACATGTAGTGTGTCAAAGCTTGGCTATTCAGGGACTGCCATAATTTCACGG GTGAAACCACTTTCTATCAAGTATGGGCTTGGTGTACCAGACCATGATACAGAAGGGAGGATTGTGACGGTGGAATTTGATGATTTTTACTTGCTAACCGCTTATGTGCCGAATTCCGGTGATGGTCTCAAAAGATTG ACTTACAGAGTCACAGAGTGGGATCCATGCCTTGGTAACTACATGAAA GAATTGGAAAAATCGAAACCTGTCATACTAACTGGTGATCTTAACTGTGCGCATCAGGAGATTGATATACATGATCCTGCT GGAAATAGTAGAAGTGCCGGCTTCACAAAAGAAGAAAGGAAATCGTTCGAGACTAATTTTCTGTCCAAAGGGTTCGTGGATACGTTTCGGAAACAGCACCCTGATGTTGTTGGATATAGCTACTGGGGTTATAGGCATAATTGCCGGAAGACTAATAGAG GTTGGCGCCTGGATTACTTCCTCGTGTCGGAGTCCATCGCAGAAAGAGTCCACGACTCATACATCCTCCCAGACGTTTCTGCCAGTGACCACAGCCCACTCGGCCTCATACTGAAGCTCTAG
- the LOC125545053 gene encoding DNA-(apurinic or apyrimidinic site) endonuclease, chloroplastic-like isoform X1: MVGLNPSFATAEGRTHHTGVSCRPSFRREQQGKSGGVPPSVLKWGFRSLHVPPPPRTRLQMQLLLRCGSLLRLYERSGGLPRTNYSCRKLVIPILNVMSERTRITYSRRAVSKNSEIKKDEQTVIEKEDDTESTLEIERIRGDPSMLQSMTVKELKELTRRMGVAARGNKKDLVSALMESLGEEVIGKEGASTIEQIGLSEVPSKRKGAASVVVEQKLETSEVISATPSKRSRTKQKSIKGTTPEENPVTTVKINKTSHKKETVVANGAIAKAGLGLNVDGAEPWTVLVHKKPQAEWIPYNPKVMRPPPLSKDTRALKILSWNVNGLKALVKNRGFSVHELAQREDFDVLCLQETKIQEKDVDVIKESLLEGYTNSFWTCSVSKLGYSGTAIISRVKPLSIKYGLGVPDHDTEGRIVTVEFDDFYLLTAYVPNSGDGLKRLTYRVTEWDPCLGNYMKELEKSKPVILTGDLNCAHQEIDIHDPAGNSRSAGFTKEERKSFETNFLSKGFVDTFRKQHPDVVGYSYWGYRHNCRKTNRGWRLDYFLVSESIAERVHDSYILPDVSASDHSPLGLILKL, encoded by the exons ATGGTTGGACTCAACCCGTCATTTGCGACCGCCGAAGGCCGAACACACCACACCGGAGTGTCGTGCCGCCCGTCGTTCCGTCGTGAACAGCAGGGGAAAAGCGGCGGCGTTCCTCCCAGCG TTTTGAAGTGGGGGTTCCGTTCGCTCCACGTCCCGCCGCCTCCACGCACCCGCTTGCAGATGCAGCTGCTCCTGCGCTGTGGCTCTCTCCTCCGTCTCTACGA GCGTAGCGGTGGGCTTCCAAGAACAAATTACAGTTGCAGAAAATTAGTGATTCCAATACTAAACGTGATGAGTGAGAGGACGCGGATTACCTATTCACGTAGAGCTGTGTCTAAGAACAGTGAGATCAAGAAAGATGAACAAACAGTCATAGAAAAG GAAGATGACACTGAAAGCACATTGGAGATAGAGCGAATCAGAGGTGACCCTAGTATGCTCCAATCCATGACAGTGAAAGAACTCAAGGAACTCACAAG GAGGATGGGAGTTGCTGCGAGAGGTAACAAGAAAGATTTGGTATCAGCTCTGATGGAATCTCTGGGTGAGGAAGTAATTG GTAAAGAGGGAGCATCAACCATTGAGCAGATTGGCCTATCAGAAGTACCTTCAAAAAGAAAAGGTGCCGCTTCAGTAGTGGTTGAACAAAAGCTAGAAACTTCTGAAGTTATTTCCGCAACTCCTAGCAAGAGAAGTAGAACCAAGCAGAAATCAATTAAGGGCACCACTCCGGAGGAGAACCCTGTGACTACTGTCAAGATAAATAAAACATCACACAAGAAGGAAACAGTTGTTG CCAATGGTGCTATTGCAAAGGCGGGGTTGGGTCTTAATGTGGATGGTGCAGAGCCTTGGACTGTACTTGTACACAAGAAGCCACAGGCTGAGTGGATTCCATACAATCCTAAGGTCATGAGGCCTCCACCCCTTAGCAAGGATACAAGGGCGCTAAAGATTCTATCATGGAATGTCAATGGACTGAAAGCTCTAGTAAAAAATAGGGGCTTCTCTGTTCATGAGTTAGCACAGAGGGAGGATTTTGATGTGCTATGCCTGCAAGAAACGAAAATTCAG GAGAAAGATGTTGACGTCATCAAGGAAAGTCTACTTGAAGGGTATACCAATAGTTTCTGGACATGTAGTGTGTCAAAGCTTGGCTATTCAGGGACTGCCATAATTTCACGG GTGAAACCACTTTCTATCAAGTATGGGCTTGGTGTACCAGACCATGATACAGAAGGGAGGATTGTGACGGTGGAATTTGATGATTTTTACTTGCTAACCGCTTATGTGCCGAATTCCGGTGATGGTCTCAAAAGATTG ACTTACAGAGTCACAGAGTGGGATCCATGCCTTGGTAACTACATGAAA GAATTGGAAAAATCGAAACCTGTCATACTAACTGGTGATCTTAACTGTGCGCATCAGGAGATTGATATACATGATCCTGCT GGAAATAGTAGAAGTGCCGGCTTCACAAAAGAAGAAAGGAAATCGTTCGAGACTAATTTTCTGTCCAAAGGGTTCGTGGATACGTTTCGGAAACAGCACCCTGATGTTGTTGGATATAGCTACTGGGGTTATAGGCATAATTGCCGGAAGACTAATAGAG GTTGGCGCCTGGATTACTTCCTCGTGTCGGAGTCCATCGCAGAAAGAGTCCACGACTCATACATCCTCCCAGACGTTTCTGCCAGTGACCACAGCCCACTCGGCCTCATACTGAAGCTCTAG
- the LOC125545053 gene encoding DNA-(apurinic or apyrimidinic site) endonuclease, chloroplastic-like isoform X4 — MSERTRITYSRRAVSKNSEIKKDEQTVIEKEDDTESTLEIERIRGDPSMLQSMTVKELKELTRRMGVAARGNKKDLVSALMESLGEEVIGKEGASTIEQIGLSEVPSKRKGAASVVVEQKLETSEVISATPSKRSRTKQKSIKGTTPEENPVTTVKINKTSHKKETVVANGAIAKAGLGLNVDGAEPWTVLVHKKPQAEWIPYNPKVMRPPPLSKDTRALKILSWNVNGLKALVKNRGFSVHELAQREDFDVLCLQETKIQEKDVDVIKESLLEGYTNSFWTCSVSKLGYSGTAIISRVKPLSIKYGLGVPDHDTEGRIVTVEFDDFYLLTAYVPNSGDGLKRLTYRVTEWDPCLGNYMKELEKSKPVILTGDLNCAHQEIDIHDPAGNSRSAGFTKEERKSFETNFLSKGFVDTFRKQHPDVVGYSYWGYRHNCRKTNRGWRLDYFLVSESIAERVHDSYILPDVSASDHSPLGLILKL; from the exons ATGAGTGAGAGGACGCGGATTACCTATTCACGTAGAGCTGTGTCTAAGAACAGTGAGATCAAGAAAGATGAACAAACAGTCATAGAAAAG GAAGATGACACTGAAAGCACATTGGAGATAGAGCGAATCAGAGGTGACCCTAGTATGCTCCAATCCATGACAGTGAAAGAACTCAAGGAACTCACAAG GAGGATGGGAGTTGCTGCGAGAGGTAACAAGAAAGATTTGGTATCAGCTCTGATGGAATCTCTGGGTGAGGAAGTAATTG GTAAAGAGGGAGCATCAACCATTGAGCAGATTGGCCTATCAGAAGTACCTTCAAAAAGAAAAGGTGCCGCTTCAGTAGTGGTTGAACAAAAGCTAGAAACTTCTGAAGTTATTTCCGCAACTCCTAGCAAGAGAAGTAGAACCAAGCAGAAATCAATTAAGGGCACCACTCCGGAGGAGAACCCTGTGACTACTGTCAAGATAAATAAAACATCACACAAGAAGGAAACAGTTGTTG CCAATGGTGCTATTGCAAAGGCGGGGTTGGGTCTTAATGTGGATGGTGCAGAGCCTTGGACTGTACTTGTACACAAGAAGCCACAGGCTGAGTGGATTCCATACAATCCTAAGGTCATGAGGCCTCCACCCCTTAGCAAGGATACAAGGGCGCTAAAGATTCTATCATGGAATGTCAATGGACTGAAAGCTCTAGTAAAAAATAGGGGCTTCTCTGTTCATGAGTTAGCACAGAGGGAGGATTTTGATGTGCTATGCCTGCAAGAAACGAAAATTCAG GAGAAAGATGTTGACGTCATCAAGGAAAGTCTACTTGAAGGGTATACCAATAGTTTCTGGACATGTAGTGTGTCAAAGCTTGGCTATTCAGGGACTGCCATAATTTCACGG GTGAAACCACTTTCTATCAAGTATGGGCTTGGTGTACCAGACCATGATACAGAAGGGAGGATTGTGACGGTGGAATTTGATGATTTTTACTTGCTAACCGCTTATGTGCCGAATTCCGGTGATGGTCTCAAAAGATTG ACTTACAGAGTCACAGAGTGGGATCCATGCCTTGGTAACTACATGAAA GAATTGGAAAAATCGAAACCTGTCATACTAACTGGTGATCTTAACTGTGCGCATCAGGAGATTGATATACATGATCCTGCT GGAAATAGTAGAAGTGCCGGCTTCACAAAAGAAGAAAGGAAATCGTTCGAGACTAATTTTCTGTCCAAAGGGTTCGTGGATACGTTTCGGAAACAGCACCCTGATGTTGTTGGATATAGCTACTGGGGTTATAGGCATAATTGCCGGAAGACTAATAGAG GTTGGCGCCTGGATTACTTCCTCGTGTCGGAGTCCATCGCAGAAAGAGTCCACGACTCATACATCCTCCCAGACGTTTCTGCCAGTGACCACAGCCCACTCGGCCTCATACTGAAGCTCTAG